One Drosophila willistoni isolate 14030-0811.24 chromosome XL unlocalized genomic scaffold, UCI_dwil_1.1 Seg142, whole genome shotgun sequence genomic region harbors:
- the LOC6644491 gene encoding ubiquitin-conjugating enzyme E2 S isoform X2 — protein sequence MSSYSNVENLSPQTIRQVMRELQEMENTPPEGIKVLINESDVTDIQALIDGPAGTPYAIGVFRVKLTLSKDFPQTPPKAYFLTKIFHPNVAANGEICVNTLKKDWKPDLGIKHILLTIKCLLIVPNPESALNEEAGKMLLERYDDYSQRARMMTEIHAQPAKCASTTSDAKDDDGPSTKKHAGLDKKLQDKKKEKLLKEKKRMLKRL from the exons ATGAGTTCG TATTCCAATGTGGAGAATCTTTCGCCTCAGACCATTAGGCAGGTGATGAGGGAGCTACAGGAAATGGAGAATACACCACCGGAGGGCATTAAAGTTCTAATCAATGAGAGCGATGTCACCGATATACAAGCCCTTATCGATGGACCAGCCGGTACACCATATGCCATTGGAGTATTTCGTGTCAAATTGACATTAAGCAAAGATTTTCCACAAACGCCGCCAAAGGCATATTTCCTAACAAAAATATTCCATCCAAATGTCGCGGCAAATGGTGAAATTTGTGTAAACACATTGAAAAAGGATTGGAAACCAGATTTGGGCATTAAACATATATTGCTTACCATCAAATGCCTGTTAATTGTTCCAAATCCCGAATCTGCTCTCAATGAAGAAGCTGGCAAAATGTTACTCGAACGCTATGATGATTACTCCCAGAGAGCGCGCATGATGACGGAAATACATGCCCAG cCGGCCAAATGTGCCAGCACCACCAGCGATGCCAAAGATGATGATGGACCCTCAACAAAGAAGCATGCGGGATTAGATAAGAAGCTGCAAGacaagaaaaaagagaaattgcTCAAAGAGAAGAAACGTATGCTAAAGAGATTATGA
- the LOC6644491 gene encoding ubiquitin-conjugating enzyme E2 S isoform X1, whose translation MSSQYSNVENLSPQTIRQVMRELQEMENTPPEGIKVLINESDVTDIQALIDGPAGTPYAIGVFRVKLTLSKDFPQTPPKAYFLTKIFHPNVAANGEICVNTLKKDWKPDLGIKHILLTIKCLLIVPNPESALNEEAGKMLLERYDDYSQRARMMTEIHAQPAKCASTTSDAKDDDGPSTKKHAGLDKKLQDKKKEKLLKEKKRMLKRL comes from the exons ATGAGTTCG CAGTATTCCAATGTGGAGAATCTTTCGCCTCAGACCATTAGGCAGGTGATGAGGGAGCTACAGGAAATGGAGAATACACCACCGGAGGGCATTAAAGTTCTAATCAATGAGAGCGATGTCACCGATATACAAGCCCTTATCGATGGACCAGCCGGTACACCATATGCCATTGGAGTATTTCGTGTCAAATTGACATTAAGCAAAGATTTTCCACAAACGCCGCCAAAGGCATATTTCCTAACAAAAATATTCCATCCAAATGTCGCGGCAAATGGTGAAATTTGTGTAAACACATTGAAAAAGGATTGGAAACCAGATTTGGGCATTAAACATATATTGCTTACCATCAAATGCCTGTTAATTGTTCCAAATCCCGAATCTGCTCTCAATGAAGAAGCTGGCAAAATGTTACTCGAACGCTATGATGATTACTCCCAGAGAGCGCGCATGATGACGGAAATACATGCCCAG cCGGCCAAATGTGCCAGCACCACCAGCGATGCCAAAGATGATGATGGACCCTCAACAAAGAAGCATGCGGGATTAGATAAGAAGCTGCAAGacaagaaaaaagagaaattgcTCAAAGAGAAGAAACGTATGCTAAAGAGATTATGA
- the LOC6644492 gene encoding partitioning defective protein 6, with protein sequence MSKNKIFTTAGTAGNAETNLIEVKSKFDAEFRRWSFKRNETEQSFEKFAALIEQLHKLAKIQFLILYIDPRDNDLLPINNDDNFGWALKTARPLLRIIVQRKDHHTECSGFGTMKSRHLFGSILLGHTPVKTKAPSISIPHDFRQVSAIIDVDIVPETHRRVRLLKHGSDKPLGFYIRDGTSVRVTASGLEKQPGIFISRLVPGGLAESTGLLAVNDEVIEVNGIEVAGKTLDQVTDMMVANSSNLIITVKPANQRTLTSTHRGSFSRNSQLSSGSHHTNHTNTSDEIEHDDQDDIVDLTGVTLDDSPTGTTASTTTTAMTGSVTATATGTGNHHHQHQQQQSSSSSSPNSHSQHHHQQAASNASTIMASDVKDGVLHL encoded by the exons atgtcgaAAAATAAGATATTTACAACGGCAGGAACAGCAGGCAATGCTGAAACAAATCTAATTGAAGTCAAATCAAag TTCGATGCAGAATTCCGACGATGGAGTTTCAAACGCAATGAAACGGAACAGAGCTTCGAGAAGTTTGCAGCGCTCATTGAGCAGTTGCATAAATTGGCTAAAATACAGTTTTTAATACTCTACATTGATCCAAGGGACAATGATCTATTGCCAATCAACAATGATGATAACTTTGGATGGGCCCTCAAGACGGCACGTCCATTGTTGCGGATTATAGTGCAGCGGAAAG atCATCACACTGAGTGCTCTGGATTTGGTACCATGAAATCGCGTCATTTATTTGGTAGCATATTGTTGGGACACACACCCGTTAAAACCAAAGCACCATCGATATCCATACCACACGATTTCCGTCAGGTATCGGCCATTATCGATGTAGACATTGTGCCGGAGACACATCGGCGAGTCCGTCTCTTGAAGCATGGCAGTGATAAGCCGCTCGGGTTCTATATACGAGATGGCACCTCTGTACGTGTGACGGCCAGCGGATTGGAGAAACAGCCGGGCATATTTATATCACGTCTGGTGCCGGGTGGCCTGGCCGAAAGCACTGGCCTGCTGGCCGTCAACGATGAAGTCATTGAGGTGAATGGCATTGAGGTGGCCGGCAAGACATTGGATCAGGTCACCGATATGATGGTGGCCAATAGTTCCAATTTAATTATTACTGTCAAACCGGCAAATCAACGCACTCTAACGTCTACACATCGTGGCTCCTTTTCGCGCAACAGTCAATTATCGAGTGGATCACATCATACGAATCACACAAACACCTCCGATGAGATTGAGCACGATGATCAGGATGATATTGTTGATCTGACTGGTGTAACGCTCGATGATAGTCCTACGGGCACaacagcatcaacaacaacgacgGCAATGACCGGATCAgtgacagcaacagcaactggGACGggcaatcatcatcatcagcatcaacagcaacagtcatcatcatcatcatcgcccAATTCACATTCGCAGCATCATCACCAGCAAGCAGCCTCCAATGCATCAACTATTATGGCCAGCGATGTCAAGGATGGAGTTTTACATTTGTAA